The following proteins are co-located in the Roseofilum reptotaenium CS-1145 genome:
- a CDS encoding cobyrinate a,c-diamide synthase — protein MGLIIAGDRSGVGKTTITLALLASLREQGVSVQSFKVGPDYIDPMFHSYITGRPCRNLDPVLTSPEWVQTCYLHHGQTADCAVVEGVMGLFDGLPYNCHPDDRHFGSTAHVAKLLNLPVMLVLDCGRMSNSVAAIAHGFQTFDPSLNLAGIILNRVGSDRHQEYLEAALEPLNLPILGVFPRQTQITIPDRHLGLIPTAELPQLNEILDRLAHLGKHHFNWQKLQQFLKVPASLCLPISPSPHPPIPPSPSDKLRLAIAQDPAFSFYYADNLDILQNLGVELVPWSPLGDRTLPPAIDGLYFGGGFPEMFAEQLTENQPARQAIHQAIVAGLPTYAECGGLMVLCQSLTTFEGKTWEMVGILPSHVTMEKKLTLGYRKASTLHDSPLVAAGTTLQGHEFHRSQLSPPFPTPEDQALPLFQLKGYDRHTLSVSEGWQIYNLHASYLHLHWGDRPDIPRRFVQNMLAIREGIR, from the coding sequence ATGGGATTAATAATTGCGGGCGATCGCTCTGGAGTGGGGAAGACGACCATCACGTTAGCGCTATTGGCCAGCTTACGAGAACAAGGGGTATCGGTGCAATCATTTAAAGTGGGGCCAGATTATATCGATCCCATGTTTCATAGTTATATTACGGGTCGCCCTTGCCGCAATTTAGATCCGGTGTTAACCTCTCCAGAATGGGTGCAAACCTGTTATCTGCACCATGGGCAAACCGCAGATTGTGCCGTGGTAGAAGGGGTGATGGGACTGTTTGATGGCTTGCCCTATAATTGCCACCCGGACGATCGCCATTTCGGCTCTACCGCCCATGTAGCCAAACTGCTAAACTTACCGGTGATGCTGGTATTAGATTGCGGGCGGATGTCCAATTCTGTCGCCGCGATCGCCCATGGCTTCCAAACCTTCGACCCCAGCCTCAACTTAGCCGGAATTATCCTCAATCGGGTGGGGAGCGATCGCCATCAAGAATACCTGGAAGCGGCGCTAGAACCCCTCAATCTGCCCATTTTAGGCGTATTTCCCCGTCAAACTCAAATTACCATCCCAGACCGCCATCTAGGGCTAATTCCCACGGCTGAATTACCGCAGTTGAACGAGATTTTAGACCGATTAGCCCACTTAGGCAAACATCATTTTAACTGGCAAAAGTTGCAGCAATTTCTCAAAGTCCCAGCGTCACTGTGTCTCCCCATCTCCCCATCCCCCCATCCCCCTATCCCCCCATCCCCTAGCGATAAGCTCCGATTAGCGATCGCCCAAGATCCAGCCTTCAGCTTCTACTATGCCGATAACTTAGATATCCTGCAAAACCTAGGCGTAGAACTCGTTCCCTGGAGTCCGCTGGGCGATCGCACCCTTCCCCCTGCTATTGACGGACTCTACTTCGGGGGAGGATTTCCAGAAATGTTCGCCGAGCAATTAACAGAAAATCAACCCGCTCGCCAAGCCATACACCAAGCGATTGTAGCCGGACTGCCCACCTATGCCGAATGTGGCGGTTTAATGGTATTGTGCCAAAGTCTTACCACATTTGAAGGGAAAACTTGGGAGATGGTGGGAATTTTACCCTCCCACGTCACGATGGAGAAAAAGCTCACCCTCGGCTATCGAAAAGCCAGCACTCTCCATGATAGTCCCCTGGTGGCAGCCGGTACAACCCTTCAAGGCCATGAGTTTCATCGCTCCCAACTCAGTCCTCCTTTCCCCACCCCAGAAGACCAAGCCCTTCCCTTATTTCAATTAAAAGGCTACGATCGCCATACACTCTCGGTAAGCGAAGGATGGCAAATTTATAATCTTCATGCATCATACTTGCATTTACACTGGGGCGATCGCCCAGACATTCCTCGGCGTTTTGTGCAAAATATGTTAGCAATTAGGGAGGGGATTAGATGA
- a CDS encoding SAM-dependent methyltransferase, which yields MNTRSETNCDLDRFYSAESVSEWQEIIGGDLHYHFGYFRGSEDLETGLKQTVRNFYPYIPAGTRVLDIGCGWGGPAKMLISDRNCSVTGISLSSTQVEYCQSLGLNVWQQDLELETEEIRGEYDLIFCLEMMSHIRNKARLLERLRSLAPRLLLSVNCITDNYWGERTTFGESMELCTVSELTQYLEQAGWQINYIKNKRFQSLRTIALWKENLDRVYGDRQPPGQLAILRALVDAALRDPVGWCQSFPLIDIVAER from the coding sequence ATGAATACCCGTTCCGAAACAAATTGCGATTTAGATCGGTTTTATTCTGCCGAATCGGTTAGTGAATGGCAAGAAATTATTGGTGGAGATCTACATTACCATTTTGGCTATTTTCGCGGTTCCGAAGATTTAGAAACGGGTTTAAAGCAAACCGTGAGAAATTTTTATCCTTATATCCCTGCTGGCACACGGGTTTTAGATATTGGCTGCGGTTGGGGAGGACCGGCCAAAATGCTAATTAGCGATCGCAATTGCTCGGTAACCGGAATATCATTGAGTAGCACCCAAGTCGAGTATTGCCAGAGCCTGGGTTTAAATGTTTGGCAGCAAGACTTGGAGCTAGAAACAGAGGAAATCAGAGGGGAATACGATCTAATATTTTGCCTGGAAATGATGTCTCATATCAGAAACAAAGCTAGACTGCTGGAGCGGCTGCGATCGTTAGCCCCACGCCTGCTCCTTTCAGTCAACTGTATTACAGATAACTATTGGGGAGAAAGGACGACTTTTGGCGAATCAATGGAACTTTGTACGGTTTCAGAATTGACCCAATATCTGGAGCAAGCAGGCTGGCAAATTAATTATATCAAAAACAAGCGATTTCAATCATTGCGGACGATCGCACTGTGGAAAGAAAATCTAGATCGCGTTTATGGCGATCGCCAGCCTCCCGGACAGCTTGCTATCCTTCGTGCTCTTGTAGATGCAGCACTGCGAGATCCAGTGGGCTGGTGCCAGTCATTTCCCCTAATCGACATTGTGGCAGAAAGATGA
- a CDS encoding cytochrome P450 has product MSEKIPLPFNPRSPEFRANPYPTYDYLRTHHPIYYRPERNDWVLTRYADIVEALTNPSFGRSESGLAGVTTANQEAIHHFLSLRQDSQRLMALWLVLRNPPDHTRIRQSLVAPFSPTRIKTWRSRIQEKVDDLIERAKERGIMDIIKDFAYPLTLDVNCEILGIPKSEWHPRFQQWSEGLSAVGDLDATAIANEKGLLAIAGLAQYFRSLIAKHYSDRQPQENLISTLVQAQAEGQLSEEELIANCILLFFAGDSTTKHLIGNSILTLLDHPQQLRQLQANPSLIETTISEVLRYEGPFQVVSRTALSDIQLSNTTIHRGEIVNCMLAAGNRDPAKFPNPEKFDIQRQPNPYLSFGRGIHICLGRHLGKLLAEIAVGTLVNRLPELSIATESLEWEDTFLARGLKSLPVVF; this is encoded by the coding sequence ATGAGTGAAAAAATACCTTTACCCTTTAATCCGCGATCGCCAGAATTTCGCGCCAACCCCTATCCTACCTATGATTACCTGCGAACTCACCATCCGATCTACTATCGACCGGAACGAAACGATTGGGTGCTGACGCGCTACGCTGATATTGTGGAAGCTCTGACCAACCCTAGCTTTGGGAGATCGGAATCGGGGCTAGCAGGAGTGACAACCGCTAACCAAGAGGCAATTCACCATTTTTTGTCTTTGCGTCAGGATAGTCAAAGACTGATGGCGCTGTGGTTGGTGCTTCGCAATCCGCCAGATCATACGAGAATCCGTCAATCGTTAGTGGCTCCTTTCAGTCCAACACGAATTAAAACATGGCGATCGCGCATTCAGGAGAAAGTTGACGACCTCATTGAGCGCGCGAAAGAGCGGGGCATAATGGATATTATCAAGGATTTCGCTTATCCGCTTACCCTTGATGTAAATTGTGAGATATTGGGAATTCCAAAATCAGAATGGCATCCGCGCTTTCAACAATGGTCAGAGGGCTTGTCTGCAGTGGGAGACTTGGACGCAACTGCGATCGCTAACGAGAAAGGTTTGCTGGCGATCGCTGGTTTGGCCCAATATTTCCGCAGCTTAATTGCTAAACACTACAGCGATCGCCAACCGCAAGAGAATCTAATTAGCACCCTAGTTCAAGCACAAGCTGAGGGTCAATTGAGCGAAGAAGAACTGATTGCCAATTGCATCCTCCTATTTTTTGCTGGAGATTCAACAACTAAGCATTTAATTGGCAACAGCATCTTAACTTTGCTCGATCATCCCCAGCAGCTAAGACAGCTACAAGCAAATCCGTCTTTAATAGAAACGACTATATCTGAAGTTTTGCGCTATGAAGGCCCGTTTCAAGTCGTCTCGCGCACGGCACTGTCCGATATTCAACTCTCAAATACAACCATTCATCGGGGTGAAATCGTCAATTGCATGTTAGCTGCTGGTAATCGAGACCCTGCCAAGTTTCCCAACCCAGAGAAGTTTGATATTCAGCGCCAACCCAATCCCTATCTTTCTTTCGGTCGAGGAATTCATATTTGTCTGGGGAGGCATTTGGGTAAATTATTGGCAGAAATTGCCGTGGGTACGCTGGTAAACCGCTTGCCTGAATTATCCATAGCAACCGAATCCCTTGAATGGGAAGATACTTTTCTAGCACGCGGTTTGAAATCATTACCCGTCGTCTTTTGA
- a CDS encoding NAD(P)/FAD-dependent oxidoreductase, with translation MTKIYDWIVIGAGITGSALAYELSKLGLEILLLDQSADGDRATRYSYGGIHWYGTSGDIGRLFHEGKARHEQLSNELGMDTEFRAVEFLFTVDPGQDVAHTIAAYQQMSDPFQMLTPQEACEIEPLLNPEAIVSAFILQQAQVNPILLNQAYQQATIRQGGVMEIGEVLELRKELDQSYHIRTSEASYQSKNVVVCAGGWTRKLLKQAGIDIPIYFTHAELVEIVETDKRLSSFVIPSQTQLYQLETYSSRPELEFLWDEPGHELAPAIVDTSAVQFLGGRLLLGQLSRTVTDPQAQINPQRSENEIRQKVGQILPSLAQEPGTWHSCLVAFVHQNFAIMGAIPKRDGLYVFSGFTAPITLVPAIAPRFARQLTGTPDPLLSPFIVNSINHETLF, from the coding sequence ATGACGAAAATTTACGATTGGATCGTAATTGGGGCAGGCATTACCGGTAGCGCTCTAGCCTATGAACTCAGTAAGCTAGGATTAGAGATACTTCTTTTAGATCAAAGCGCTGATGGCGATCGCGCCACCCGCTATAGTTATGGAGGCATTCATTGGTATGGCACTTCAGGAGACATAGGAAGATTGTTCCATGAAGGAAAAGCCAGACACGAGCAATTATCCAATGAATTAGGCATGGATACCGAGTTTCGAGCGGTAGAGTTTCTGTTTACCGTCGATCCAGGGCAAGATGTGGCACACACAATCGCCGCTTACCAGCAGATGAGCGATCCATTTCAGATGTTAACCCCCCAAGAAGCCTGTGAAATCGAACCTTTGCTCAATCCAGAGGCGATCGTTAGTGCCTTTATCTTACAGCAAGCTCAGGTTAACCCCATTCTCCTCAATCAAGCCTATCAACAGGCGACGATCCGTCAAGGGGGAGTCATGGAAATTGGGGAAGTCCTGGAATTACGAAAGGAGCTGGATCAGTCCTATCACATCAGGACTTCTGAAGCCTCCTATCAGTCGAAAAACGTAGTGGTTTGTGCCGGTGGATGGACTCGAAAACTGCTCAAACAAGCTGGAATTGATATTCCTATTTATTTTACCCATGCAGAATTGGTAGAAATTGTCGAGACTGACAAGCGTTTATCTAGTTTTGTCATCCCTTCCCAAACCCAACTCTATCAGCTTGAAACCTATTCAAGTCGTCCAGAATTGGAATTCCTTTGGGATGAACCGGGACACGAGTTAGCCCCTGCCATTGTTGATACCAGTGCGGTACAGTTTCTAGGGGGACGATTATTATTAGGACAATTAAGCCGCACGGTAACCGATCCCCAGGCTCAGATTAATCCCCAAAGGAGTGAGAACGAAATTCGCCAAAAAGTTGGCCAAATCTTACCCTCTTTAGCTCAAGAACCGGGAACCTGGCATTCTTGTTTAGTGGCATTTGTGCATCAGAATTTTGCCATTATGGGGGCGATACCCAAACGAGACGGATTATATGTTTTTTCCGGGTTTACTGCTCCTATTACCTTAGTTCCGGCGATCGCCCCCCGGTTTGCCCGTCAGTTAACCGGTACTCCCGATCCTCTGCTATCTCCATTTATAGTGAATTCGATTAACCATGAGACATTGTTTTAG
- a CDS encoding Nif11-like leader peptide family natural product precursor, translated as MSVQVALHFIEQFRADEQFKTRLLALNKNPNLEGFVQLGSELGLHFTVAELNEAHKHDWAMRGLLYSKDDG; from the coding sequence ATGTCTGTCCAAGTAGCATTACACTTTATCGAGCAATTTCGTGCAGATGAACAATTCAAAACTCGACTTTTAGCCCTCAATAAAAACCCGAACTTAGAAGGCTTTGTTCAACTCGGTTCTGAACTGGGACTCCATTTCACCGTGGCTGAACTGAATGAAGCGCACAAACATGACTGGGCAATGCGCGGGTTGCTGTATTCAAAAGACGACGGGTAA